TTCTTTAGTCAATCTAAAGACATTCATGGAATAGATAGGCATAGCTAGAGCGATTGCTttaagtaaaacttcttttCCTCCATGTGATAGATATCTCTGATGCCATCCTTGTGTTACTTTCTTGACTTTGTCTATAATGTATGCAAACATTTCACTCTTTTTTCTACCAAATTGCTCAGGTAGTCCAAGATACTTGCCCATTCCACCATCATTGTGTATCCCTAGGATGTTTCTCATTTGCGTCTTGACACCTTGTGAAACCTTACTCCCAAAAGTAATAGATGACTTCGTAAGGTTAATAGCCTGACCAGATACTTGTTCATATAACTCTAATATCTTTTTAAGTTGCGTCCCTGATCTTGCATTAGCcaaagagaagaacaaagaatcATCTGCAAAGAGCAGGTGGTTGATGGCTGGCGcttgatttgatatttttacgCCTAGGAGTCTCCGACTGAACTGAGCCTGATTCATTAGGTGTGATAAAACTTCAGCACACAAAATAAACAGATACGGTGATAGAGGATCTCCTTGTCGTATGCCCCTTTGCGGTGTGATAAAACCCTCTGGTGATCCATTGATGAGCACAGAAAAAGTAACTGAACTTATACACTTCATAATCCAGGTAATCCACTTATCATGAAATCCCATTCGCCTCATTGTTTCTTCCAGGAAATTCCATTCAAGCCTATCATAAGCTTTAGTAATATCTGTTTTCACAGCCATATATGATTTAGATTGTCTCTTTCTGACCTTTAGACTGTGGAACACCTCATGAGCAAGAATGATATTATCAGTAATCATTCTTCCCGGAATGAAAGCGGCTTGATTCTCTGTAATAAGGCCAGACAGATGCTTCTTCAACCTATTCACCAGGACCTTAGAAATGATTTTATAGGCCACATTACATAATGCAATAGGCCTAAACTCAGTCATACCAGTCAGAGGATATACTTTTGGAATTAAGCAAAGATGTGTGTGATTCAGTCGACTATCAAGATTGCCATTATCAAAAAACTGAATAATCTCGGAAATTACGTCCGACTTAATCTCCTCCCAATAGTTATGGTAGAAAATAGCAGAAAAACCATCAGGCCCTGGGGCTCTATGCCCTCCAATGTCAAACATAGCAGCTTGGATCTCTTCCTCTGTCACTCTAGCAATTAGTTCTGTATTTACTTCATCTGTTACTCTTGCCTGGAAACCTTGAAACACTTTAGAAAAGTGTGTTGAAGGATCCGCTGTTGATGAATAAAGTCTCTGGAAATAGTCTTCCGCCACTTTAGCTATGTTTTTGTGGCCTCTCTGTATAACTCCATGATCATCTTGTATAAAGGTGAGATTCATTCTAATTCGCCTGGCTTTTGTAATTGAGTGAAAGTAGGACGTGTTGCGGTCACCAGCTCTTAACCACATAACTCTGCTCTTTTGTTTCCAATACATTTCTTCTTCTACATATGCTTGGTTGAGGTCTTCCATAATGAGGTTTTTCTCCTGTGCAGTTGTAGCTGCCGAGCAGACTGCTCTATCTAGTTTACCCCGAAGCAACTGTATACGTTCTTCTGCATTAACACGGTTTAATCTTTTCCATGTAGAAATTTGAGATCGACATTTAATCAGACGTTGAGCAAGAGGGAGGTTCATCAGTTGTGATTGCACGGATCCTTTCCAGCCTCTTGATATTGTCTCTTTAAACCCCTCCTTCTGACACAAACGATTATCAAAGCGAAACAGTCTCCTTGGTTCTTCTATATCATGAGAAACAAAAGTCACCAAAGACCTATGATCTGATTCTCCTATTTCCAAGAATTCAGTTTCTGATGCAGGAAAATCATTAAGCCATTCACCATTAGCCATTGTTCTGTCAAGACAACATTGCACATGATGATCTCCTCTTTTTCCTACCCAAGAAAATCTGTTTCCCACCGACTTAAGATCCACAAGATCAAGACTGCGTACTAAAGTTCGAAATGTCTGGAAAGATGCAGCCGGTCTGAGACGACCTCCAATCTTCTCATGGTTACCAAGAATTTCATTCCAATCACCAAGAAGTAACCAGGGTTTATTTCTTCTATTTATTCCCCATCGGTCAAGTCTCTCCCATGTGTAATGGCGTAGTGAGGAAACCGGATGACCATATACAAACGTGAAATAGAAAGAAGAAACTTCATTGAAACTGACTTTACAGTCGATGAGATTAGGTGATTGACTTAAAACAGAAAGCTGAACATTGGGTTCCAAAAGATAACAAGACCACCGCTACTACCATTAGGAGGAACTGAAACATAATTTTGGAAACCTAATTGTGCCCCAACATCTCGCACTAGATCGTTTCCTTGCTTTGTCTCTGAAAGGCAGATGATGTCCAAGAGATACTTTTTATGTATCTCTTTAAGGCGTCGAACTGTCGAGTCATTGCCTAGACCTCGACAGTTCCAACAGGCTGTCCTCATGGCGGCAGTGGTGGTTCAGGGCCCACTGTGCCTCCCAATATGTTGCCATCAGTCTGCGCTTCTGCAGTTCCTTCTTGTACTCTCTCCTCCGTCATAGTCTCTTTCCTTCCACCATGCGCAGCACTTGATTCCCCTTTCTCAATACGCCTGAACTTGGTGTTATTCCCATTTGCTTATTCCAACCATGTCTTTCTCTTCAGAGAAGCACGACCATCAGAGCATTCTGCAAACGGAGAAATAGAGAACATCTCTTCTGAGTTGATATCGTCGGAATACATGTTAGGCATAGCTACACCAGCCCACAGCCAATCATCATCATGTGGCTCTTCTTCTGGACTCATTACTTCTTCAGTCACTTCATCTTCAGGACTTTGAATCTCAGCAGGCTGGTGCTCTTCTTGTACTTCACGTAAATGATCTTGATCTCCCTCGTTCGCCTCCTCCTCGTTGATTTCTTCAATATGTACTCCAGGGTTGCCCTGATGTTCAGCCTCATTCATATGATCATCTGCTCCATCATCTCCATCGTCTGGCCCTTCCTCAGGTCCTCCATTCGGATTTAAGCAGCGACCCGAATCATGTGTGATAAGACCGCAAACTTCACAGAAACCTCTCAATCGCTCATACTGAAAACGAAGGAGAGTATTGATACCAGGAGTAAACTGGAAGTTTCTCTGAAACTTGAGTGGTTGTGTGATGTCCCAGTTAAGACGAAACCGCACAAACTCCATCTGTCCTCCTGTTTCTTCATTATACTCCATCTGGATATATTGATGACCCATAGCACGAGCAATATGCAGAATCACTTCCCGGTTCATGTACTGGAGCGGAATACCCCTCACTTGGATCCAGAACGGGATAAAATTGAGCAACGCCATGTCCATCAGAGGTGTCCACCGTTGAAGGACAATCATCCTATCTGCATACGCCCAAGGCCCACGTCGAACCACCGTATCCATCGCTTCCTCGGAAgggaaaaaaaattggaatctTCTCCCCTCTATAACACGACCACGAGCAAGTCCTTCCAATCCCCAAACCCGAGGCATGGTGGCAACAAGGTTGCGCAAATTTTGTCGACGAGGCATAGAGGGACGTCCAATAAGGATGAAACGGTTCTCTGCCGCTGCTTGTCTCACCACTTCAGGGGGAAGAACAAAGGGAGCGTCCTCACTTCCTAAGTCGATGTCTTGCATGGCACGTCTGAGATTGTCTGTCATCGTGTTTTGCGTATTTTGCTTGAAAAGATAATGTAGATATTCTGAAAGGAATTCATCAATAGTACGAAGAAGATAGAAGTTCCATTCTCTTTTATAGGCACTTCTACTAAATCTCTTACTTAATACGTCATCATGTTGAGAAGTTATTCTGAACATGGGGAAACAGGGCATCGTGTGGGTAGAACATGGGTTGTTGTGCCACTCATCGCCATCAGAATCATGCTCAACCAACATGATCGTGGTGAGCCATTGCATGAATTGTAACCGTTTTCCAATCGCCTCTAGAATCGCCATAACCGTTCGCTCCGGCAGTTTTCTATTAACATTTGAAGAAAGATCTCTATCGATTTAgcttttaaaaatgaatttagagctaaaaatttaaaatatattaggaaatcaatttttcaaaaacatttatttacTAGTTTGGATATCTTTGAAAATAAATgaccaaaacagaaaaaattaaagtcagCCAAAATATCTCTGTCTAAACGAAAGCAAAAAAACTAAAGTCACAGCATTAACCAATCGAACCCAAAAACACATTTTATGTATGAATAAAGTTGATTTGGTTGAGACGGAAGATCTGTTTAAGGTTGCTGAGGAGTTCCAAAATATTCCAGGATATGAAAGGTACGTAAGAAGATAGAGTCAGTTTCAAAACAACGAACGGGGATCTCTTAAATTGCAACTAAAAACAAATTCTTTCTGCTTGGTGTTCTAGGTACTTTCATGATATTAGGACTCGAGGGATCTGGAGTTAAAGATTTCAGCCACTATTTAATGGACCAAGCAGTTAAGAAACCATGGGAGGTAGATCCAATTCACCATGAATGAAGAAGTCATGAAGAACATCTCTCTTGAGGTTGTTAGGGAGAGATTGCTAGACCATGTTAATCAGTTTAATAATAATCTAACCTCTACTtttatgatgtttttttttaacactcaTTCAAATTTCAAAAGAGCACTAACAAACACTCACCATTGTATAAATAAGCTTAAACGAGTAAAAAGGAATTAGTTcatattagaaaatattaaactataagTAAACCAGATATAGGAGGTACCGTATGGTATGAAGCACCGTCTAGTGGATTGGAGGAGAGACCAGTGAGAAGTTGTCAAAGATTAGACATTAGAAATATAATCTTACTACAAGGGCTACAAACAGAGGATACAAAGCAATAAGATAAAGCAACATAGTTTTTTTAATGCAACACAATTTTCTAAAAGCAACAAGTAGTCTTAACGCTAGAAATGGAAACGGCACGTAGTTTCTTGACAAAAGCCTAAAAACTAACAGGCTCCAGGAAATGGAAGTGCTAACTGATCAAGAAGACTAACCACGGGTGTAGTAAGTACCGGGTCATAAGCAAAACCCTGCAGCACCTCTCCCTCTGAACCACCTGAGCCAACACCGCCACTGCTGCCACGGGAGTATGGACACGGTGGGACCCACAACCAACTCTTTCTCACCATATCAAACAGCAACTGAAGTGAAGCCCTTCTTAACACAATCATTACAAACTCTTGGTTTCCGACACACTCGAACCCTTTTCCGCCTTCTTCCACTGCAAACTGTGTGTAGAGCGGCTGAGGCATCCTTTCGATCTCGACCCACGTGGCGTTATCTTGCTGCAAACTCCAAAGCCTAAGGCTTTTGGGAACGTTAAGCTTGCTTTTCTCAACGGCCGCCACGAGAACGAGCCTTCCTTTGCTCTCTAACAAGCTTGGAGACCGGAGAAATCTCCTCATCGGAGCTTGGATCTTGATCCAACGGTTTCCCGTAACCTCATAGCACAAAACGCTAAAAGGGCTATAGTTCATACAATAAAACTTGCCTCCCACGTAAACCATCTTACCTGATTCCAAGCTACAAAGCCGCGGCAGAGAAGAAACCATCGCCCAAAGGGAGAAGAACCCTCCGGCGTCAACGTGGAAACTCTCCGAGGAGAGGTTTTTCACGGCGTAAGGAGATATGAGGTCGTCTCCGGCGACGGTAACATCAATGGAAGTTGGAGTTACTGAGAGACCTATCGAAGGGAACAGCCTTGGCCTTGACATTGGTGGCAACTGACTCACGGATCCAACAAGAGGGTTACATAATAGAATGGTTTTGAGACCAGCTTCTTCAGAGACCCAACTCACCAACCCTCCAGATGAACCTGAAGGATAAAACCCTGAAGGGATGTAAGGAAAAGAGAGACGATACCATCTGATTTCATTAGGGTCAAACAAGAAGCCTTCAGCTTTATTGGAACCATCATCGTTTgctcctcctccacctcctcTCTTGTAGATGTAGCTTTTGAGGGTTTTGTGtttgaagaagaggaaacaGTTGTGTCGGGGAGGAAGTAGTTGTAGATATATCTCGAGGAAAGTGTTGGAGAAAAGTAGACCGTAGAATCTCTTGCAGACGCAACGTGACCGGAAAAACGCTGGAGGTGGAAGAAAAGCGATGATACGGTCAAGAAGCGAAGGAGGTAGCTTGCTCCAAATCCGACCGTCCATCCACTGACCGGAGGTTGAATCTGTGGTTGTGCTAGTGGTTGTGCTACTGTTGCTGCTACTGGTGAAGGTGTAAGAGAACGGTAAGTGTGCAGATGGGTTAGTGATGAACATATTTCTTTCCATTTTGATGTTTAGGCTTTGGCATGTGAAAGATACGGTGAAAAAGGGATTTGAGATTTTCTCTGTCTGAAATGGATTTGGAGTTTTCTTCTTTGGTTGGGAAAAAAAGGAAGATTTAGCTTTTAGTGATTTTTTGGGGAAGTTTTTGTGAAAGTTATGCAAAACTCATCGTAGGTAAAAGAGGCGGAGATTGTATGTATATAGCTTTTGAAGAAGTAACAAAGAGAAGACAAAGTAGTTCTCTAGTCACTCTCTACTTCTTGCATGGGTTTTTGATATTCAACAGAGTAAAGTggcatatatttatatataaaagaataacTTATATATAGGCAGAGTAAATGAAATATGTTAAAAGCAAAAACCAAGGTAAACTGAATTTATACAAAGCACATAACTTCTTTATATtgaagaataaaaagaaaacgtgTTTCTTTATTGTTAAAAAGGTACAGTGTGACACACCAATAAGTATAGAAATAATAGGGAACTTTTTGTatctaaattaatatttattttttaatgtatgatgagctataaattatttcaaataagTTAGTATacgttatttatattttctagtGTGCTAACTAAACCAGTCAAGAAGcccatttccaaaaaaaaaaaaaaaaaaaactaaaccagtCAAATGCAGAAGACAAGAAAAATGTTAACTCCAAAACAACTAAAATTTCTCAAGGAGTTtgaatttcttttattaataaattgtaAAGTAGTAtgtattcaatatatataccGGATGAATTTGGTATCATTCGAACAGTTTTAACTAGACCAAACTTCCACAAGCACAACTATCCAAAAAACCTTGTTATAACAACAGTTTGTTTATATCAATTGACTAAcaaatttttgtttgtatatgtGTGGGTAAACGTGAAAATGGTGGCAGAGGAAGTGATGGTTCTTAATGTTGAGAGCTACAGAGTTATCTTGTCATGCCCAGCATCGACATTATTAATTCAGAGACTACTCCAATACTTTTCACACTTGATCACATCTTCGTCTTCTTTTTCAACTCTAGTTTTATCGTAATCTACATGCAcgctcctcttcttctttttctttttgataataGCCAGACAAATTGTACTCATTGAAGATCAAATCAGAGAATACTTGAAGAATATTGTGCAAGTTATTCtagatttaattttattaactcAAACAACCCAATTATATCATTTCCTTTCTTTTAAATGtgtttattcaaatttttaaaagtttttatttaaagttaGACAGTTAGTTCTCTAAATTCTTAGAAATGGAAACCAGTCAATTGCTACTAGTCTACTACAAGTTTGAAGAagaaatatatgtatatgcCCCTTAATTTAACGACTTTTGTTGGAGgaaatcacatatattatatttggatTAGAAAcgaaaattttacatatataataggATTTAATACAGTCCACTAATTAAAGTTTCATCAAGAAAAGATGGGAAACTTGTGCAACATGGAAGAACGCTTTGAGTtactaaaaaaacaaagaagaacgcttttaccaaaaaaatacataGAAAAACCGGATTGTAGAAGGTACACAATGAGATCAGAAATGGAAGAGCTACTTCACGTAAAGgtgaaaaatcttttaaaatctaCATTTTGATACAATATATTtggtataaaaatatagataaatcTGATCTAGCGTTGAAACCATGGAAACCACCATGGAAAAAACAACATTACATGATGAAAGATGTTTTCTCTTTGTTGTATGGCGACATTCTTACTGTCGTTAAAAGTTGGTCATCTTAGACCATCTGCAATCCACCTCTAtttttatctctatattttcccctaaaatagagaaactctattataaaggtgaaaatgcttcaatgtatgcctctataatagagttcctctatttataggaaaaaatatagagatatgttATTTCcacctctaaatatagaggcaAAAAGTAACTTTCCTCTGTATTTTCATCTAAAATaaagaaactctattatagagacatacattggagcatttttacctctataatagagatctctattttagagaaaaatatagaggtgtacattggagatgctcttagactTTATTCTTCACGGTTGAATCAATGCATTGAATTCTTTACCAGAGAATATTTATACCTCTAATTTGGGTCAAGGCTAACATAATACAACAAAGGAAGTTGATGTTAATGATGCGACGAAGATCTAATGTTCGTAAGAAGAATATTAGAGTTAATACTCTACAAATAAAGAAGATCGATGCTTTATATCACTTGATCTATTATTGTCTTCTAAtcattttactatattttttgttgttttttatttcatttgaaTTATGTATTTGTATCAAGttctaataatataataaatttcggttgttaaaaaaaaataagaacgttagttttaaaaagaaatatatgaacGTAGTTTTGGAAAAACGAAAgtagtttctcttttttttggtcaaaagaaAGTAGTTTCTAAACAGaagattataaagaaaaaaaataagaagtaGACGTTCATAAAAGTGAGAATTAGAAATAGGAAATAtgtttagcaaataaaaataaataaatatgcgAATACTTTTTTATAATCAAGATACATGTGATGTGATCGAGCGGTTTGTCATaacgtttcttttttttgtggaCAGAAAAT
The window above is part of the Brassica napus cultivar Da-Ae chromosome C8, Da-Ae, whole genome shotgun sequence genome. Proteins encoded here:
- the LOC106437439 gene encoding protein UNUSUAL FLORAL ORGANS, which translates into the protein MERNMFITNPSAHLPFSYTFTSSSNSSTTTSTTTDSTSGQWMDGRIWSKLPPSLLDRIIAFLPPPAFFRSRCVCKRFYGLLFSNTFLEIYLQLLPPRHNCFLFFKHKTLKSYIYKRGGGGGANDDGSNKAEGFLFDPNEIRWYRLSFPYIPSGFYPSGSSGGLVSWVSEEAGLKTILLCNPLVGSVSQLPPMSRPRLFPSIGLSVTPTSIDVTVAGDDLISPYAVKNLSSESFHVDAGGFFSLWAMVSSLPRLCSLESGKMVYVGGKFYCMNYSPFSVLCYEVTGNRWIKIQAPMRRFLRSPSLLESKGRLVLVAAVEKSKLNVPKSLRLWSLQQDNATWVEIERMPQPLYTQFAVEEGGKGFECVGNQEFVMIVLRRASLQLLFDMVRKSWLWVPPCPYSRGSSGGVGSGGSEGEVLQGFAYDPVLTTPVVSLLDQLALPFPGAC
- the LOC106437414 gene encoding uncharacterized protein LOC106437414 — translated: MAILEAIGKRLQFMQWLTTIMLVEHDSDGDEWHNNPCSTHTMPCFPMFRITSQHDDVLSKRFSRSAYKREWNFYLLRTIDEFLSEYLHYLFKQNTQNTMTDNLRRAMQDIDLGSEDAPFVLPPEVVRQAAAENRFILIGRPSMPRRQNLRNLVATMPRVWGLEGLARGRVIEGRRFQFFFPSEEAMDTVVRRGPWAYADRMIVLQRWTPLMDMALLNFIPFWIQVRGIPLQYMNREVILHIARAMGHQYIQMEYNEETGGQMEFVRFRLNWDITQPLKFQRNFQFTPGINTLLRFQYERLRGFCEVCGLITHDSGRCLNPNGGPEEGPDDGDDGADDHMNEAEHQGNPGVHIEEINEEEANEGDQDHLREVQEEHQPAEIQSPEDEVTEEVMSPEEEPHDDDWLWAGVAMPNMYSDDINSEEMFSISPFAECSDGRASLKRKTWLE